A section of the Pochonia chlamydosporia 170 chromosome 2, whole genome shotgun sequence genome encodes:
- a CDS encoding flap structure-specific endonuclease (similar to Magnaporthe oryzae 70-15 XP_003714807.1) gives MGIKGIYKELGPCKRVSLSKLAADSLEINNRPYRIAIDIAIWQFQAQAARGGTNPAIRTLFYRLVRLLATPIQPIFVFDGPNKPALKRNKRSGRGDGVATALAKRLIRLFGFHVHDAPGEGEAECAFLQQQGVVDAVLSEDVDTIMFGCTRTLRDWSGEGRTAKTPTHVSMYDVRDMALGDLGLDREGMVLVALMSGGDYLPDGIPGCGVKVACEAAKAGFGKSLCQLKASDEIAIKAWRNSLIHELKTNEKGYFRTKHKSLTIPQDFPNIEVLRYYTHPIVSPETDIESIRQRVQAKQEFHLTALREFTRETFDWDYRIGAIKFIRVLGQAMLVQNMASSSETQHVKRISGRRTHFSTDGTPELRLAYVPEEVVPIDLSQEVEENISFARTGLALNSDEELDAIDVVEEGSTAGAPKIFDVGKPDLAWVLEGLVKKAAPDVFREWQTKEQAKAIRRSPKKKPGVAKASKSSDMPRGSLDKYVKATKSAALVDRQESRKGANQSASLLKSPSRPGVSPSPSKQSSSSPTRSPKKTAVIHAIDSSPFTPRSCRPQKQPDPIYISSSPPAPASSPRRPSASGSSSNKAPVSAEANRVPDSVRSIIQASRGSLGVKPSSQRQRERPSRETKMGDALLKQSSMEMFLSKPKTNAAEPREVQKEKEVETEDSDSDLASVSSLIQPSLPTERNSMEKKASRTGVKSSQINSSSKKKIFRARKSESGFFEEVELEAEERELVANSKTGKKAAELRWSDVSVIDLTAADNQC, from the exons ATGGGCATCAAAGG CATATACAAAGAGCTTGGTCCTTGTAAACGAGTCTCCTTGTCCAAGCTCGCAGCTGACAGCTTGGAGATCAACAACCGACCCTATCGGATTGCTATTGACATTGCTATATGGCAATTCCAAGCGCAGGCGGCACGAG GTGGCACCAATCCCGCCATAAGAACACTCTTTTACCGACTTGTTCGACTACTTGCAACTCCAATTCAACCAATCTTTGTATTCGATGGCCCAAATAAGCCAGCACTTAAGCGAAACAAACGATCAGGCCGAGGCGATGGTGTTgcaacagccttggccaagcgCCTAATTCGTCTATTTGGATTCCATGTTCATGACGCGCctggtgaaggagaagctgaatgCGCCTtcctccagcagcaaggGGTAGTTGACGCCGTTCTAAGTGAAGACGTCGATACAATAATGTTTGGGTGTACAAGAACGCTCCGTGATTGGTCTGGTGAAGGAAGGACcgccaaaacaccaacacatgTGTCAATGTACGACGTCCGCGACATGGCATTAGGAGACCTGGGCCTCGACCGAGAAGGGATGGTTCTTGTTGCATTGATGAGTGGTGGCGACTACCTCCCCGACGGCATCCCCGGCTGTGGTGTCAAAGTAGCTTGTGAAGCAGCCAAAGCTGGCTTTGGCAAATCACTCTGCCAACTCAAGGCTTCTGACGAGATCGCCATAAAGGCATGGCGAAATTCGCTAATACACGAGTTAAAAACCAACGAGAAAGGCTATTTCAGAACAAAACACAAGTCATTGACCATACCCCAAGACTTTCCCAACATCGAAGTCCTGCGATATTACACTCACCCCATCGTCTCGCCGGAAACTGATATCGAATCTATTCGGCAGAGGGTGCAGGCAAAGCAGGAGTTCCATCTCACAGCACTGCGCGAATTTACACGAGAAACCTTTGACTGGGACTACCGGATAGGAGCAATCAAGTTTATCCGCGTTTTAGGGCAAGCAATGCTGGTCCAGAACATGGCTAGCTCATCAGAAACCCAACACGTTAAGCGCATATCTGGGCGACGAACCCACTTTAGCACAGATGGGACCCCCGAGCTGCGCTTGGCCTATGTACCCGAAGAGGTCGTTCCTATTGACCTATCCCAAGAAGTGGAGGAAAACATTAGTTTCGCCCGCACAGGGCTAGCATTGAATAGTGACGAGGAATTAGATGCTATTGAtgtcgttgaagaaggatCTACGGCAGGTGCACCAAAAATTTTCGATGTCGGGAAGCCTGATCTGGCCTGGGTGCTGGAGGGGCTCgtgaagaaggctgctcCTGACGTTTTCCGGGAGTGGCAGACGAAGGAGCAAGCAAAGGCTATTCGACGATCTCCGAAGAAAAAGCCCGGTGTGGCCAAGGCGAGCAAGTCTTCTGACATGCCTCGAGGGTCCCTTGATAAATATGTCAAGGCTACAAAGTCGGCCGCCTTGGTCGATCGTCAGGAGTCACGCAAAGGTGCTAATCAAAGCGCATCTCTTCTGAAGAGTCCTAGTCGTCCCGGAGTCTCGCCGAGCCCAAGTAAGCaatcctcgtcctcgcccaCGAGGAGTCCGAAAAAGACTGCGGTTATTCATGCCATCGACAGCTCACCATTTACGCCCAGATCGTGTAGACCCCAGAAGCAACCAGACCCGATATATATTTCATCTAGCCCACCAGCCCCTGCGTCCAGTCCTCGCCGCCCGTCAGCTTCAGGTTCATCGTCCAACAAGGCGCCTGTATCCGCAGAGGCCAACCGGGTGCCCGATTCAGTACGTTCGATTATTCAGGCAAGCCGTGGCTCTTTGGGTGTGAAGCCTTCCTCACAACGGCAACGAGAACGGCCAAGTCGAGAAACCAAAATGGGTGATGCGTTACTGAAGCAATCCTCTATGGAAATGTTCCTAAGCAAGCCTAAGACGAATGCTGCAGAGCCGCGAGAGGTGcagaaagagaaggaagtGGAAACAGAGGACAGCGACTCTGATTTGGCGTCAGTGTCATCCTTAATACAGCCTAGCCTGCCTACCGAGAGAAACtcgatggagaagaaggcatcaCGAACAGGGGTGAAATCATCTCAGAtcaactcatcatcaaagaagaagatctTCAGGGCTAGGAAGTCTGAATCGGGCTTCTTTGAGGAAGTCGAATTGGAAGCCGAAGAGCGTGAATTGGTGGCCAATTCAAAGACTGGCAAGAAAGCGGCGGAGCTCAGATGGAGCGATGTGTCTGTTATTGATTTGACGGCGGCCGACAATCAGTGTTGA
- a CDS encoding ro-7-like protein (similar to Trichoderma reesei QM6a XP_006967495.1), whose product MSSGAGTTLAHKSVATIRTGTSQAPPSSTPHTPPRTVTSSFGSPSTIRADDDFVLIEIGSRYIRAGFAGDSLPKACLSCGPEQQRRVGDFRVWQEPTSTSSRKWAADHEIWRYDLRQIDLGLFQDKLDRILRDAFTRFLLIDSRPRRVGLVLDSALPLPLLSAVLSTLFTNFQTPMVSLMSTPTMVAVGAGVRSALVVDMGWNETIVTSVYEYREVKSSRTIRGGRSLNDTLYKLLHGLIPTAEDDDESEDRAVTFEECEDIMCRLMWCRPSAFKSSQRQSTQLDTVEEQDENEGEPNQPSGIAEVPLRSTNPPSTIHIPFNKLADVCDDALFDPSAARSTFDDHELPLHLLVYDQLLQLPLDVRAICMSRIIFTGGCSNILGIKERIVDEITSIVERRGWEPVFGKSVENLRNGQRAQRKASLQRSSISSVGTSDSSGYDSDGLRSESGTTDSLEDQVEAKIARNRPMRHQFQGQLRAVHSLGAWAGASLLCQLKIPAMATVDRELWLQQGANGASRPSEVDVKHQQRQSMGAGGLIRGSGGHHSNWTLGIWGSL is encoded by the exons ATGTCTTCTGGAGCAGGCACTACGCTCGCTCACAAAAGCGTGGCCACGATTAGAACTGGCACATCACAAgcaccaccaagctcaacacctcACACCCCGCCAAGAACAGTCACATCGTCTTTTGGCTCGCCATCTACCATTCGAGCCGACGATGATTTTGTGCTTATAGAGATTGGCTCGCGTTATATTAGAGCCGGATTTGCAGGCGATTCCTTGCCCAAGGCGTGTCTGTCTTGCGGACCAGAACAGCAAAGACGAGTTGGTGATTTTCGAGTCTGGCAGGaaccaacctcaacctcatcacgAAAATGGGCTGCAGACCATGAGATATGGCGGTACGACTTGCGTCAAATTGACCTGGGCTTATTCCAAGACAAACTAGACCGAATATTACGCGATGCATTCACGAG GTTTCTTCTCATCGACTCCCGACCGAGACGGGTCGGTCTTGTTTTGGACTCGgctctgcctcttcctcttctaTCTGCTGTATTGAGTACTTTATTTACCAATTTTCAAACCCCTATGGTCTCTCTCATGTCGACACCCACAATGGTGGCCGTAGGAGCTGGCGTGCGCTCGGCGCTAGTTGTGGATATGGGTTGGAACGAAACAATCGTAACCAGTGTCTACGAATACAGAGAAGTCAAGAGCTCGAGGACTATCAGAGGCGGCAGAAGTCTTAATGATACGCTCTACAAACTCCTCCACGGCCTGATTCCCACTGctgaagacgacgacgagtcaGAGGACAGAGCAGTGACGTTTGAAGAGTGTGAAGACATCATGTGTCGGCTAATGTGGTGTCGACCATCGGCGTTCAAATCATCTCAGAGGCAGTCTACGCAGTTGGACACGGTGGAGGAGCAGGACGAAAACGAAGGAGAGCCAAATCAACCGAGCGGCATAGCTGAGGTTCCGCTTCGGTCTACAaatcctccatcaacaattCACATCCCGTTCAACAAGCTTGCCGATGTCTGCGACGATGCCCTTTTCGACCCTTCGGCGGCACGATCAACTTTTGATGATCACGAACTacctcttcatcttcttgtgTATGACCAACTCCTGCAGTTGCCACTTGACGTTCGAGCAATCTGCATGTCTCGCATCATCTTCACAGGAGGCTGCTCGAACATCCTGGGCATAAAGGAGAGAATTGTGGACGAGATTACAAGTATTGTTGAGCGGAGAGGATGGGAGCCTGTGTTTGGAAAAAGTGTCGAAAACCTGCGGAATGGGCAAAGAGCCCAACGAAAAGCCAGCTTGCAGAGGTCAAGCATTTCATCTGTGGGTACATCAGACTCGAGTGGTTACGATTCTGATGGGCTACGATCGGAATCGGGAACAACAGATTCGCTAGAGGACCAAGTTGAGGCCAAAATCGCGCGCAACCGACCCATGAGACACCAATTTCAAGGGCAATTACGAGCTGTTCACTCACTAGGAGCTTGGGCGGGAGCCAGCTTGCTGTGTCAGTTGAAGAttccagccatggcgactGTGGATAGAGAGCTGTGGTTACAGCAGGGGGCTAATGGAGCATCTCGACCTAGTGAGGTTGATGTCAAGCATCAGCAGAGACAGAGTATGGGAGCAGGT